A genomic segment from Oncorhynchus keta strain PuntledgeMale-10-30-2019 chromosome 9, Oket_V2, whole genome shotgun sequence encodes:
- the ankrd55 gene encoding ankyrin repeat domain-containing protein 55 isoform X3 has product MAVLLQQSTACEINHQDNEGMTALHWASFHNRPEHVQALLQKGADPTLVDKDFKTALHWAVQSGSRFMCSLILEHSLGSSVINYDDENGKTCVHIAAAAGYSAILYELARFAETNLQALDVDERTPLHWAAAAGKEDCVQALLQLGVETGPRDINENTPLTYAMYCGHTACIKLLSADNRSNSARKLPSQSSDPSQLPSQGSDPSQLPSQGSDPSQLPFQGSDPSQLPSQGSDPSQLPSQGCDPAQLPSQGSDPSQLPSQGSDPSQLPSQGSDPSQLSFQGSDPAQMKEGKFRMLNQIFSCKRKEHYTTRQRELGRDGHLREETSEVDDIITMFDCLADSSSAKELENECSKVRKRPSIEAAQKLNPLDIRTAKDYKGLPPIRTQSLPPINLGTSLLAISQSTVEQSQATRPMVNHFAHRSQKSKSEHDLFDSRPKGQALVSHSWKTEANQSILAHKSWISPPPERLLDKLYHETYGPTDVICPHQAPYIQKNEQAPNTHLLTLDRLNMRETALTRNCLAPIRDHCTHRFSLPPDQVSKGVRKSKSLPLNTLCRGQGGLPPPVTSKSQRPGIPQSPSVCSFLPMLNGDPLRSVQVLPAIPSQRKYSPTVGQPKMDTLSKLDNRT; this is encoded by the exons ATGGCAGTCCTGTTGCAGCAATCGACTGCGTGTGAAATCAACCACCAAGACAACGAG GGCATGACTGCTCTTCATTGGGCATCTTTCCACAACCGTCCTGAGCATGTGCAGGCTCTCCTGCAGAAAGGGGCGGATCCCACACTGGTGGACAAGGACTTCAAGACAGCCCTCCATTGGGCAGTGCAG agTGGCAGCAGATTCATGTGTTCTCTCATCCTGGAGCACAGCCTTGGCTCCTCGGTCATCAACTACGATGACGAAAACGGCAAGACCTGCGTGCACATCGCTGCTGCCGCTGGATACAGCGCCATCCTCTATGAGTTGGCGCGCTTTGCCGAGACTAACCTGCAGGCCCTGGATGTGGACGAACG GACCCCTCTTCATTGGGCGGCAGCAGCGGGGAAAGAGGACTGTGTCCAGGCCTTACTACAACTAGGGGTGGAGACAGGGCCCAGGGACATCAACGAGAACACACCGCTCACATATGCAATGTACTGTGGCCACACTGCCTGCATCAAGCTCCTCTCAGCTGACAACAG ATCCAATTCAGCCAGAAAGCTGCCTTCCCAGAGCAGTGATCCATCCCAGCTACCTTCCCAGGGCAGTGATCCATCCCAGCTACCTTCCCAGGGCAGTGATCCATCCCAGCTGCCTTTCCAGGGGAGTGACCCATCCCAGCTACCTTCCCAGGGCAGTGATCCATCCCAGCTGCCTTCCCAGGGGTGTGACCCAGCCCAGCTGCCTTCCCAGGGGAGTGATCCATCCCAGCTGCCTTCCCAGGGCAGTGATCCATCCCAGCTACCTTCCCAGGGGAGTGACCCATCCCAGCTGTCTTTCCAGGGGAGTGACCCGGCTCAGATGAAGGAGGGCAAGTTCCGCATGCTCAACCAGATTTTCTCTTGTAAGAGGAAGGAGCACTACACCACCCGCCAGAGAGAGCTGGGCCGCGACGGACACCTGAGGGAGGAGACCTCAGAGGTGGATGACATCATCACCATGTTCGATTGTCTGGCTGACTCCTCGTCAGCCAAGGAGCTTGAAAACGAATGCTCCAAAGTCAGGAAACGGCCTTCAATCGAAGCAGCGCAGAAACTCAATCCACTCGACATCCGGACGGCGAAGGACTACAAGGGACTGCCTCCTATACGGACGCAAAGCCTTCCGCCCATCAATCTGGGCACGTCTTTGTTGGCCATCTCCCAGAGTACTGTGGAGCAGAGTCAAGCCACGAGGCCGATGGTCAACCACTTTGCACACCGCTCTCAGAAAAGCAAGAGTGAGCATGACTTATTTGACAGCAGGCCGAAGGGACAAGCGTTGGTCAGTCATTCCTGGAAGACCGAGGCCAATCAGTCCATTTTGGCCCACAAATCCTGGATATCACCCCCACCAGAAAGGCTGTTGGACAAACTGTACCATGAGACTTATGGACCTACTGATGTCATCTGCCCACACCAAGCCCCATACATACAGAAGAACGAACAAG CTCCAAATACACACCTGCTAACTCTGGACAGGTTAAACATGAGGGAGACTGCACTAACACGGAACTGCTTGGCCCCCATTCGTGACCACTGTACCCACCGGT TCTCCTTGCCACCAGACCAAGTCTCTAAAGGGGTGAGGAAGTCCAAGTCCCTGCCTCTCAACACCCTTTGTCGGGGACAAGGGGGTCTCCCGCCGCCAGTGACCTCCAAGTCCCAGAGGCCAGGGATCCCCCAAAGCCCGTCCGTGTGCTCCTTCCTGCCCATGCTGAATGGAGACCCTCTGAGGAGCGTGCAGGTGCTCCCTGCCATCCCATCCCAGAGGAAATACAGCCCCACTGTGGGCCAACCCAAAATGGACACCCTCAGTAAACTGGACAACAGAACCTAA
- the LOC118388046 gene encoding interleukin-6 receptor subunit beta-like produces MDQSSYRLLQILSLACLACRLTSSSFKNYGTIIPQSPTVEIGKEFTATCVVYDAAKATADDIYWTSGGVIVPKEQYTKINDSAVNVTITITRETGKWLLCKKNESPSSLNKSKTIHGIELTKGYPPEKPENLSCMAVQFDRQISSNVTCTWQPGKMDEKISTTFTLFGSVIAVNQNYSTKAQRSSGCIYFGNFPNYMELDIWVDVENNLGKVRSDVLFIIDPNEMVKTNPPLDVNIISEKNFSRTLLVSWKHPIHETVVKLKYNLRFCTVGSGDWTEVPPNDTESSKESFRLQYLKPDMEHVVQVRCMHHTGYGYWSDWSANSTARTPEDKPTSKPDLWRVVIPSQGKSERRVEVMCKDPVESNGRIRGYNIKIQDGAWEVVPVNGSELNSRSQERKIIPLYQIPLSDKRRGSIELKAWNSVGESPRASLGIPKLAHEPPPVASLSCFNQDRRLWVEWQPPNVEATGVTEYVLEWVSVSDGAIDWQREPRHNRKAPIKGTLQRFKLYNISVYPMYSGWTGKPLTTGCFLEQGAPLEGPSVKVRRTGKSNAEVEWMEIPLDKRRGFITNYTIFYNTGGKEHSIVVSPDTYSYTVEGLASNSKQVVRIMASTVQGSTNGSDLSFNTLMYAPGQMEATVVSVCIGVLFVIVLTVSLCMYKIDLIKKIWPPVPDPSNSTIANWSPDFPTKAVSPKESVLGDVSVVEVDVFDRKSLCEEDKAGLPLKKDKYLSEEHSSGIGGSSCMSTPRQSVSDSEEGGDSGQTTTSTVQYSSVVASNGYKGQSPCTLPQSPCTLLQTPQCGSSQSQTPSFARSESTQPLLDSEESQEGSGQSHQRNPYFSRSPVASESRDPGDRNQLEMEEQGFASLRFCPLEEGSQQTTPTDEGQSPDEQPGPVPSYMPQLRGHRQPC; encoded by the exons ATGGACCAGTCATCATACCGTTTGCTGCAGATTCTGTCCTTGGCATGTCTGGCCTGTAGGCTCACTTCTA GTTCTTTCAAAAACTACGGAACAATAATCCCACAATCTCCAACAGTGGAAATTGGGAAGGAATTCACCGCTACCTGTGTAGTCTATGACGCTGCTAAAGCCACAGCGGATGACATCTACTGGACGAGTGGTGGCGTCATAGTGCCCAAAGAGCAGTACACCAAGATCAACGACTCAGCTGTTAACGTAACCATAACTATCACCAGGGAAACTGGAAAATGGTTACTTTGTAAAAAGAATGAGTCTCCCTCATCCTTAAACAAAAGTAAAACAATCCACGGGATTGAATTGACCAAAGGGT ATCCTCCTGAGAAGCCTGAGAATTTGTCCTGTATGGCTGTCCAGTTCGACCGACAGATTTCCTCCAATGTGACGTGCACATGGCAGCCTGGGAAAATGGACGAGAAGATAAGCACAACATTCACCTTGTTTGGAAGTGTAAT TGCCGTAAACCAGAACTACAGCACAAAAGCTCAGAGAAGCAGTGGATGCATCTACTTTGGCAACTTTCCAAACTATATGGAACTGGATATATGGGTAGACGTGGAAAACAATTTGGGGAAGGTTCGATCGGACGTTCTGTTCATAATTGATCCGAATGAAATGG TGAAAACGAATCCCCCATTAGACGTCAATATTATTTCAGAGAAGAACTTTTCCAGGACCCTCTTAGTGAGCTGGAAGCACCCTATCCATGAAACTGTTGTCAAACTGAAATACAACCTCAGGTTCTGCACTGTGGGCTCTGGAGACTGGACTGAG GTACCCCCAAATGACACTGAAAGTAGCAAGGAGTCTTTCCGTCTCCAATACCTTAAACCGGACATGGAGCACGTAGTGCAGGTCCGCTGTATGCATCACACGGGCTACGGCTACTGGAGTGACTGGAGCGCGAACTCTACCGCCAGGACCCCAGAGGACA AGCCTACAAGTAAACCAGACCTATGGAGAGTGGTCATTCCCAGTCAAGGCAAAAGTGAGCGGCGAGTGGAAGTGATGTGTAAG GATCCAGTGGAGTCCAATGGAAGGATACGAGGCTACAACATCAAGATCCAAGATGGAGCCTGGGAGGTTGTGCCGGTCAATGGCTCTGAGCTGAACTCCAGGTCGCAGGAGAGGAAAATTATCCCCCTTTACCAGATTCCACTGTCTGACAAGAGAAGAGGCTCCATTGAATTGAAGGCCTGGAATTCTGTTGGCGAGTCTCCCCGAGCTTCTTTGGGCATTCCTAAATTGGCCCACG AGCCCCCTCCAGTGGCATCGCTCAGTTGTTTTAACCAGGACAGGAGGCTGTGGGTGGAGTGGCAGCCGCCCAATGTGGAGGCCACAGGGGTGACTGAGTATGTCCTGGAGTGGGTTTCGGTCAGTGACGGCGCGATAGACTggcagagagaacctagacacaACAGGAAGGCACCCATTAAAG GTACCCTTCAGAGATTTAAGCTCTACAATATATCTGTGTATCCCATGTACTCTGGGTGGACTGGGAAACCATTAACCACTGGATGCTTTCTGGAACAAGGAG CTCCACTGGAGGGTCCCTCTGTGAAAGTGAGGAGAACAGGGAAGAGCAACGCTGAGGTGGAATGGATGGAGATTCCGCTGGACAAACGGCGAGGCTTCATCACAAACTACACAATATTCTACAACACAGGAGGCAAGGAACACT caATAGTTGTCTCCCCGGACACCTACTCTTACACAGTGGAGGGCCTGGCCAGCAACAGTAAGCAGGTGGTGCGGATCATGGCCTCTACAGTACAAGGCTCGACAAATGGCTCGGACCTGTCGTTCAATACTCTGATGTATG CTCCTGGGCAGATGGAAGCCACCGTGGTGTCTGTGTGCATCGGCGTCCTGTTTGTCATAGTGCTCACTGTGTCCCTCTGCATGTACAAAATTGACTT GATAAAAAAGATCTGGCCACCGGTTCCAGATCCCTCCAACAGTACTATCGCTAACTGGTCGCCTGATTTCCCCACCAAA GCTGTCAGTCCCAAGGAGAGTGTGCTGGGCGacgtgagtgtggtggaggtggacGTATTCGACAGGAAGTCGCTGTGCGAAGAGGATAAGGCGGGCCTGCCGCTCAAGAAGGACAAGTACCTGTCGGAGGAGCACAGCAGCGGCATTGGCGGCTCTTCTTGCATGTCGACGCCACGCCAGAGTGTCTCGGACAGCGAGGAAGGCGGTGACTCGGGCCAGACCACGACCAGCACCGTCCAATACTCGTCGGTGGTGGCCTCCAACGGCTACAAGGGCCAGTCCCCTTGTACTCTGCCCCAGTCCCCCTGCACTCTGCTCCAGACCCCCCAGTGCGGCTCCTCACAGTCCCAGACGCCCAGCTTTGCCCGCTCTGAGTCCACCCAACCCCTGCTGGACAGCGAAGAGAGCCAGGAGGGCAGTGGGCAGTcccaccagcggaacccctactTTAGCCGTTCACCTGTGGCTAGCGAAAGCAGAGACCCGGGGGACAGGAACCAGCTGGAGATGGAGGAGCAGGGGTTCGCTTCGCTCCGGTTCTGCCCTCTGGAGGAGGGGTCACAACAGACCACGCCCACAGATGAGGGACAATCCCCTGACGAACAGCCAGGCCCCGTTCCTAGCTATATGCCTCAGCTGAGGGGCCACAGGCAACCGTGTTAG